GACCTGGAACAAATAATGAAGCTGATGGAAAGGGCGGTCGCCCAGTTTTCTGAAATTCCAAAATACCCCGCGGTCAAGCGAGACCTGGCCATCATGGTTCCGCAGCAGATCAGCAGCCGGGATATTCTGAATGTCATCACCGAAACCGGCGGGGCCACCCTGGAACGGGCCGAATTGTTTGACCTGTATTCCGGCGGCCAGATAGAAAAAGGCCAAAAGAGCCTGGCCTTCTCGCTTGCTTATCGCCATCCCGAGCGGACCCTGACCGACGCCGAGGTCAACCAGGTTCACCAGGAGATAGTCGAAGAGCTCAAGGAAAAATTCGGCGCCGAGATCCGGTGATTTTCACGGACTGCCGGTGGTTTCGATGCTTCAACGGAGTTTATCCTGAGCGATGCCGAAGGGTTCAGCATAAGTACGCCCCGCCGTCGGCTGAGTGGCCGGCATTTCGATACGTTTACACTACTCAATGTCCGGCTGTATCGAAGCCAGGCGGGGCACTCAGCCACCGGCTACTCAGCGGTTCAGATATTCAGTATTTCCGTGCCGGCACGCTTTAGCGTTACGGCGCGCAAACATGGTAATATTACTTCGTCTCCATTCTGAAAATTTCCCAACAGGTTTTTAATATATAATTCAAAAGCGAGGACATCAATATGAGTGGAGATCCCCTGGCGATATTGGAGGAACGGATAAACCGGGCGGTGGACAAGATGGCCGAATTGAAGAACCAGAAGGAAAAACTGGAAAAGGACAACCAGGATCTTAAGGCCAAGATAGACCTGCTGACCGGGAAACTTAAAGCCATTGAGAACGAAAAAAAACAGCAGACCAATTTGGAGGATGAAAACCAAAAACTACAGCAGTCCCAGGAGGAGGCCAAAAAACGGCTTTCGGAGATCATTGACAAGCTGGAAAAACTCAAGGACTAGTTAAAAAACAAGGACCAGAAACCGCAGGGACTAAAAAAGAAAACCAAAAT
The DNA window shown above is from candidate division TA06 bacterium and carries:
- the zapB gene encoding cell division protein ZapB, encoding MSGDPLAILEERINRAVDKMAELKNQKEKLEKDNQDLKAKIDLLTGKLKAIENEKKQQTNLEDENQKLQQSQEEAKKRLSEIIDKLEKLKD